The Papaver somniferum cultivar HN1 chromosome 3, ASM357369v1, whole genome shotgun sequence genome includes a region encoding these proteins:
- the LOC113359036 gene encoding uncharacterized protein LOC113359036, with product MKSGIPGVICKIDFEKTFDNVSWEFVDEVMQKMRVGELWRKWIHGCINNTPFFVLINGSYHTKFITGKGLTQGDTLSPFLFMIVSEALNLMLQLGHEQEHIGGFAMNQNGFTVSYLQYADDTLVFLDESPDQMNYLRYYLIGFEMVSGLKINFAKCGLFGVAGARNIDSMTAMLGCKTEILPSSYLCIPLGDSSSSIKWEALIEKCKSRLCSWKRSSLSKAGKLNLTKSVVSSILIYMLSLFIAPPKVIKVLEKVIRDFLWDPSETKKGYHYVSWKKCRTPLKSGGLGIKSLKNMNRALISKWWWRFNKEKTALWRKAMTSKYNTIHFERETEKPKPPNKY from the coding sequence ATGAAAAGTGGTATACCTGGAGTCATTTGTAAAATTGATTTCGAAAAGACGTTTGATAACGTCTCATGGGAATTCGTTGATGAAGTTATGCAAAAAATGAGGGTTGGGGAACTTTGGCGTAAATGGATACATGGTTGTATTAATAATACTCCATTTTTTGTCTTAATCAATGGGTCGTATCACACAAAGTTCATTACTGGAAAAGGGCTAACTCAAGGTGATACTCTTTCCCCGTTCTTATTTATGATAGTTTCGGAAGCTCTAAATTTGATGCTGCAATTGGGTCACGAACAAGAACACATAGGGGGTTTTGCTATGAACCAGAATGGGTTCACAGTGAGTTATCTACAATATGCAGACGACACTTTGGTTTTCTTAGATGAATCTCCAGACCAGATGAATTACTTGAGATACTATTTGATTGGTTTCGAGATGGTTTCAGGCCTGAAAATTAATTTTGCAAAATGTGGCCTTTTTGGTGTTGCGGGGGCGAGAAACATAGACTCCATGACAGCAATGTTGGGATGCAAGACGGAAATTCTCCCCTCCTCTTATTTGTGTATCCCTCTAGgcgattcttcatcatcaatcaAATGGGAAGCCCTCATCGAGAAGTGCAAGAGTAGACTTTGCTCGTGGAAAAGATCGAGTCTCTCGAAAGCGGGTAAATTAAATCTAACTAAAAGTGTCGTATCCAGCATTCTGATATATATGTTATCTTTGTTTATTGCTCCTCCAAAAGTTATCAAAGTTCTTGAGAAAGTAATCAGAGACTTCCTATGGGACCCTTCGGAAACGAAAAAAGGTTATCACTATGTGTCTTGGAAGAAATGTCGCACTCCTCTCAAATCAGGAGGCTTAGGTATCAAATCCTTGAAGAATATGAACAGGGCCTTGATTTCAAAGTGGTGGTGGCGTTTTAATAAAGAAAAGACAGCCTTATGGAGGAAAGCCATGACCTCCAAATATAATACAATCCACTTTGAGAGAGAGACCGAAAAGCCGAAACCTCCCAACAAATACTGA